AATACCGGAGCAGATGATTGCTGCAATTCCGATAAAGTAAGCTGCCGGAGCCACCCAGGAAGCACCGTCAAAAATAGCGCCTGCGATCAGAGCGATGATCGGAAGCTTTGCGCCACAGGGAATAAAGGTTGTGGTCATAACCGTCATCTTCCGGTCACGGTCATTCTCAATGGTACGGGAAGCCATGACACCTGGTACGCCACATCCGGTACCGATCAGCATCGGGATGAAGGACTTACCGGAAAGACCAAATTTACGGAAGATACGGTCCATGATGAATGCAACACGAGCCATGTATCCGCAGGACTCCAGGAATGCCAGGAAGATGAACAGTACGAGCATCTGAGGAACGAATCCGAGGACAGCACCCACGCCGGCCACAATACCGTCAAGGATCAGACCCTGCAGCCATGCTGCGCAGTGAATGCTCTCCAGGAAACCTTCGATTGCCGGAGGGATGATCTCTCCGAACAGCACATCATTGGTCCAGTCAGTCACAAATGCACCAACTGTGGATACAGAAATATAATATACAAACCACATCACAACTGCAAAGATCGGCAGGGCCAGCCAGCGGTTGGTTACAATGCGGTCGATCTTATCAGAAATGGTAAGGCTCTGTTTGTTCTTCTTCACATAGCAGCCCTCAATGATGGATGCAATGTAAACATAACGCTCGTTGGTGATGATACTCTCCGAATCATCGTCCAGCTTATCCTCAGCCGCCTTGATGATGCTCTCCACATCCGGCACCTTGCTCATGGTATCTGCGATCTTGTCATCACGTTCGAAAAGCTTGATGGCATAGAATCTTTTCTGGGACTGTGCGATATCGGAAGGAAGCAGTGCCTCAATGTCCGTAAGAACATTCTCTACTTCCGGAGCAAAGCTATGTACAAATCCGGCCACAGCCTTCTTCTGTGCAAGAGCGACCGCCTTCTCTGCAGCCTCTGTGATACCGGTTCCCTTCAGAGCGGAAATCTCGACAGCCTCGCATCCCATGTTTTTGGAAAGTGATGCGATGTTGATCTGATCACCGTTCTTTGCAACGATATCCATCATGTTGACAGCCATCACAACCGGGATGCCAAGCTCCATCAGCTGTGTGGAAAGGTAAAGGTTACGCTCCAGGTTCGTTCCATCTACGATATTCAGGATCGCATCGGGACGCTCGGTGATCAGGTAGTTTCTGGCCACAACCTCCTCCAGTGTGTACGGAGACAGGGAGTAAATACCAGGAAGGTCCATGATGATTACGTCTTTGTGTCCTTTTAATTTTCCTTCTTTTTTCTCAACCGTAACGCCCGGCCAGTTTCCGACAAACTGATTGGAACCGGTCAGCGCATTGAACAGGGTCGTTTTACCACAGTTCGGGTTTCCGGCAAGCGCAATTTTATATGCCATGCTTCTAATCCTCCTCATTCTATCGGTTAGTAAATTCTAACCTTTCGTTTTAAAAAATACAGGGGCTGAAAGTCCAGCCATCCTGTCATTTTTTACTGAACTTCAACCATCTCGGCATCTGCTTTACGCAGGGATAACTCGTAGCCGCGGACGGTAACCTCCACCGGATCTCCAAGCGGTGCAACTTTACGTACATAGACGTCTGTTCCTTTGGTAATTCCCATGTCCATGATACGGCGCTTTACCGCACCCTCTCCATGAAGTTTGACTACTTTTACGGTCTGGCCGCACTTCGCATCCTTCAATGTCTGCATTGCTCTTTTCTCCTTTCAACGCCTTTTGCTCTGTCTGATCAGATCATGATCTTGTTTGCCATCTCACGGCTGATCGCAACTCTTGACTCCTTCACGTTCACAATCAGATTTCCGTTGATCTCGGAAACAATGGTGACCAATCCTCCGGGAACAAATCCAAGGCTCTCCAGGAAACGTCTCGTATCCTCCTTGCCGCCGACTTTCTTGATCTCATTGGCTTCGCCAGTCTTTGCCATCGTTAAGGGCATCATAATCCTCTCCTTTTCTTTTGCAGGTAGCATTGGCTAACTCTTATTGATAAAAAATAGCTAGTTGTCACTAACCTTCTATAGATTAGCACCCCCTAACCCGTTTGTCAATAGTATTTATCAATAAATTTATTCTTTTTTAATGCTTCAAAACATTGGCAATCTCATGATTTTGTGCTATAATTATTAATTATATTTTGGCATTTCTGACAAATATTTCTCGAAAATCTTGTAAAAATGCCGGACAAGGAGTGACTAATTTGAAAATACAGGAATCTGCAGAGAATTATCTGGAAACAGTGCTGGTCTTAAGCAAACGCAATCCGGAAGTACGTTCCATCGACGTTGCTACAGAACTGGGATTCTCCAAACCCAGTGTCAGTGTTGCCATGAAGAATCTTCGGGAGAACGGATACGTCGTCATTAATAAGGAAGGACATATTTTCCTCACCGATGCCGGACGGGAGATCGCAGAGATGATCTACGAGCGCCACACGCTACTCTCCACCTGGCTCATCAGCCTGGGTGTTTCTCCGGAGACTGCCGCAGAGGATGCCTGCCGGATGGAGCACGTCATCAGTAAGGAATCCTTCAGCGCCATCAAGGAACATGTGGAGAAATACCATATGTAATGGAATCATAAGAAAGGGAATCACGGACAGATGCAATGTATCTTCCAGGATTCCCTTTTTTTCTATTATTCTATGTTCTGCAAGCTTTGCTGCTTCCACACTTTCTTTCCGCCCCAGATCCCGCGATTTCCGGGATTCTCCCTTCCGGAGTTCTTACAGAGAAATCCCGAATTCCTCCGGTCGGAACCGGGGACATACATTTTCAGAAGACGTGATGACAGAGGACGCCAATCTCGTGCCGATCTCCACCGCCTGTGCCAGTGTCCTGCCATAGGTCAGGCCTGCAGAGACGCCCGCGCAGAACGCATCTCCCG
Above is a window of Oscillospiraceae bacterium NTUH-002-81 DNA encoding:
- the feoB gene encoding ferrous iron transport protein B codes for the protein MAYKIALAGNPNCGKTTLFNALTGSNQFVGNWPGVTVEKKEGKLKGHKDVIIMDLPGIYSLSPYTLEEVVARNYLITERPDAILNIVDGTNLERNLYLSTQLMELGIPVVMAVNMMDIVAKNGDQINIASLSKNMGCEAVEISALKGTGITEAAEKAVALAQKKAVAGFVHSFAPEVENVLTDIEALLPSDIAQSQKRFYAIKLFERDDKIADTMSKVPDVESIIKAAEDKLDDDSESIITNERYVYIASIIEGCYVKKNKQSLTISDKIDRIVTNRWLALPIFAVVMWFVYYISVSTVGAFVTDWTNDVLFGEIIPPAIEGFLESIHCAAWLQGLILDGIVAGVGAVLGFVPQMLVLFIFLAFLESCGYMARVAFIMDRIFRKFGLSGKSFIPMLIGTGCGVPGVMASRTIENDRDRKMTVMTTTFIPCGAKLPIIALIAGAIFDGASWVAPAAYFIGIAAIICSGIILKKTKMFAGDPAPFVMELPAYHWPTVSNVLRSMWERGWSFIKKAGTVILLSTIVVWFTSSFGFVDGHFGMVDDLSDGILSSIGKAFAWIFAPLGWGDWKAAVAAITGLVAKENVVGTFGILYGFAEVSEEGEEIWGTLASSFTAISAMSFMVFNLLCAPCFAAMGAIKREMNNAKWFWFAIGYQCGLAYVVSLCIYQIGSVVTGGAFGIGTVVAILLVVGFLYLLFRPYKESETLKVKKTVKA
- a CDS encoding ferrous iron transport protein A; translated protein: MQTLKDAKCGQTVKVVKLHGEGAVKRRIMDMGITKGTDVYVRKVAPLGDPVEVTVRGYELSLRKADAEMVEVQ
- a CDS encoding FeoA family protein produces the protein MMPLTMAKTGEANEIKKVGGKEDTRRFLESLGFVPGGLVTIVSEINGNLIVNVKESRVAISREMANKIMI
- a CDS encoding metal-dependent transcriptional regulator encodes the protein MKIQESAENYLETVLVLSKRNPEVRSIDVATELGFSKPSVSVAMKNLRENGYVVINKEGHIFLTDAGREIAEMIYERHTLLSTWLISLGVSPETAAEDACRMEHVISKESFSAIKEHVEKYHM